In Leptospira sp. WS58.C1, a single genomic region encodes these proteins:
- the rbfA gene encoding 30S ribosome-binding factor RbfA translates to MNPIRKRKIEAETVRTVAMMILAGKVKDPRVHMVSVHRSELSDDSKNLKVYVTAICTDKKKEKLLAGLNSASGKFAATLSTKLNLRVTPRMSFVWDEEYIQGLDESLRLTRKPTNPD, encoded by the coding sequence GTGAATCCGATCCGTAAAAGGAAAATCGAAGCGGAGACGGTTCGAACCGTCGCCATGATGATCCTGGCCGGAAAAGTCAAGGACCCCAGGGTCCACATGGTTTCCGTTCATAGATCGGAACTCTCGGACGATTCCAAAAATCTGAAAGTATACGTTACGGCTATTTGCACGGACAAAAAGAAGGAAAAATTACTCGCCGGCTTAAATAGTGCCTCGGGTAAATTTGCCGCTACTCTTTCCACAAAACTCAATCTTAGAGTTACACCCAGGATGAGTTTTGTTTGGGACGAAGAATATATCCAAGGTTTAGATGAATCCCTCCGACTTACGAGAAAACCAACAAATCCGGACTGA
- a CDS encoding M16 family metallopeptidase — protein MVFLEEKNHKIKLGNGLTVLFQRAPYSVSVSMGVYVKVGSRSETLETAGYCHFLEHMLFKDTEKRTAKQQAEDWERVGAYSNAATSREYTYFHATLASRDLELGLELLSEMMFRPLFRDQDIRTEAEVVLEEMKGYEDSPEDAIHDFYYNNLFSGNSLGRDIIGTETSIRGVTPSSLRKFYETYYHPENMILSLSGNYEPEFVFDLVSKYFSQSVKKGKEGTFETPKKEFGYFRKGNKETEQAYFILGGEGFPRNFHDATRLSLLTHVLGGGMSSRLFQKVREEKGLCYHITSYPSSYRDVGINSIVCSTSKERFAESLELILEELRLFVDKGVTSQELKDAKTNHEGSLSIGYEHTESRMNNIAFQELYYGKYNSLEDRIKEIHSVTEEEINQTVRKIFALPKLHLSVLAKLKAKEEQKIKSIFGSYSY, from the coding sequence TTGGTTTTTCTAGAAGAAAAAAATCATAAAATAAAATTAGGGAACGGACTTACGGTTCTGTTCCAAAGAGCTCCTTATTCGGTAAGTGTGTCTATGGGAGTGTACGTAAAAGTAGGCTCCAGATCGGAAACTTTGGAAACCGCAGGTTACTGTCATTTCTTGGAACATATGCTTTTCAAAGACACGGAAAAGCGGACCGCAAAACAACAAGCGGAAGATTGGGAAAGAGTAGGCGCTTATTCCAACGCAGCCACTTCTAGAGAATACACTTACTTTCATGCAACCTTAGCTTCCAGAGATCTGGAATTAGGATTGGAATTACTTTCGGAGATGATGTTCCGTCCTTTGTTCAGGGACCAGGACATCCGCACCGAAGCGGAAGTTGTCTTGGAAGAAATGAAAGGTTATGAAGATTCTCCGGAAGACGCGATTCACGATTTCTATTATAATAATCTATTTTCGGGAAATTCTTTAGGAAGAGATATTATCGGGACGGAAACTTCTATCCGAGGAGTGACTCCTTCTAGTCTTCGGAAATTTTACGAGACCTATTATCATCCGGAAAATATGATACTTTCTCTTTCCGGAAATTACGAGCCCGAGTTCGTCTTCGATCTAGTCTCCAAATACTTCTCTCAATCCGTTAAAAAAGGAAAAGAAGGAACATTCGAAACTCCTAAAAAAGAGTTCGGATATTTTCGCAAAGGGAATAAGGAGACGGAACAAGCCTATTTCATTTTAGGCGGCGAAGGTTTTCCTCGAAATTTTCATGATGCGACAAGATTATCCCTTCTCACGCATGTTTTAGGCGGGGGAATGTCTTCTCGTTTATTCCAAAAAGTTCGGGAAGAAAAAGGACTTTGTTATCATATCACAAGTTATCCTTCTTCGTATCGTGATGTGGGGATCAATTCGATTGTTTGTTCCACTTCCAAAGAAAGGTTTGCGGAAAGTTTGGAACTGATCTTGGAAGAATTGAGGCTATTCGTGGATAAGGGCGTGACCTCCCAGGAATTGAAGGACGCAAAGACCAACCACGAAGGTAGTCTTTCTATCGGTTATGAACACACCGAAAGTAGAATGAACAATATCGCTTTCCAGGAATTATATTACGGAAAGTATAATTCCTTAGAAGACAGGATCAAAGAGATCCATTCCGTTACGGAAGAGGAAATTAATCAAACTGTCAGAAAAATATTCGCACTTCCTAAATTACATCTTTCCGTTTTGGCGAAACTAAAAGCGAAAGAAGAGCAAAAAATAAAATCCATTTTCGGATCCTACTCGTACTAA
- the dut gene encoding dUTP diphosphatase yields MKIPVKKLKEKALLPEIKTSGSAGYDIAACLDSTLELPAGEVVLVPTGLSFAIPDGFHFEIRPRSGFSTKFKILIPNTPGTIDSDYRGELMVPLLNLGKEPYLLEDKTRIAQLLIRRTWHTDWELVTELPESERGAGGFGSTGF; encoded by the coding sequence ATGAAAATTCCGGTGAAAAAACTAAAAGAGAAGGCTCTTCTGCCGGAGATCAAAACTTCCGGTTCCGCAGGTTATGATATTGCAGCTTGTTTGGATTCCACTCTGGAGCTCCCGGCGGGGGAAGTCGTTTTAGTTCCTACCGGGCTTTCTTTCGCGATCCCGGACGGATTTCATTTTGAGATCAGGCCACGATCCGGATTTTCCACTAAGTTTAAGATCCTGATCCCGAATACTCCAGGTACGATCGACTCCGATTATAGAGGCGAATTGATGGTCCCTCTTTTAAATCTGGGAAAAGAGCCATATCTACTAGAAGATAAAACTAGGATTGCACAACTTTTGATCCGCCGTACCTGGCATACCGATTGGGAACTTGTAACTGAACTACCTGAATCCGAAAGAGGAGCAGGCGGCTTCGGTAGCACTGGGTTCTAA
- the rpsO gene encoding 30S ribosomal protein S15, with amino-acid sequence MVTTEQKQQIISTFAKGKGDTGSTEVQVALLDAQIKDLNEHFKTHKKDFHSKTGLLKLVSKRKKLLEYLKRQDLERYKKLIETLGLRK; translated from the coding sequence ATGGTAACTACGGAACAAAAGCAGCAAATTATTTCCACATTTGCAAAAGGAAAGGGGGACACCGGTTCAACGGAAGTTCAAGTCGCCCTCCTAGATGCTCAAATTAAAGATCTGAACGAGCATTTTAAAACTCATAAGAAAGATTTTCATTCTAAAACAGGCCTTCTTAAATTAGTAAGCAAACGTAAAAAATTATTGGAATATCTAAAACGCCAAGATCTAGAACGTTACAAAAAGCTAATTGAAACTCTCGGACTCCGCAAGTAA
- the pnp gene encoding polyribonucleotide nucleotidyltransferase: MAKTINGQFGRDSITLETGDWAKQAHGSVVYKTGNLVLLATVCAADEPKEGQDFFPLTCEYSEKVYSVGRFPGGYFKREAKPYEHEVLNSRIIDRPIRPLFPEGYFCEVQLQVTVLSADNEISTAGHALNAASAALTISNIPFNGPIAGARVGRINGELVINPGNKEILNSDLDLVVAGTKTHIVMIEGEAKELSNSEMLEALKFAHEHIVKFVELQETWAAQLQVVKKEVKLKVKDETLLGEVRKYAFDKISAANKTADKASRNKEISNVNKEVVEHFKETVTESEKIKDIKNFLHELEYEIVREQVLKEGVRFDGRKLDEIRNISVEMSPLPGVHGSAVFTRGQTQSLGTVTLGTAADNQRYETLEGQKEKNFMLHYNFPAFSVGEVRRSSGPGRREIGHGNLAERALKLVLPKQDDFPYVIRVVSEILESNGSSSMASVCSGSLALMAAGVPIKSAVSGIAMGLFSDESGRFAVLSDIAGLEDHFGDMDCKIAGTRKGITAFQMDLKVTGVAFNVLEAVFTQAEKARFHILDVMEKSISKAADTVSRTAPRIIVKYIPKDRIGELIGPGGKNIRGIIEASGADINIDDDGKVTIAGVNQEQAEKAAGMVEGFFAEVEVGKIYEGKVKRITDFGAFVEILPGKEGLCHISKLDSKRVNSVKDIVKEGEIIRVRVLNVDKTGKIDLSRRDALEV; the protein is encoded by the coding sequence ATGGCTAAAACTATTAATGGCCAATTTGGCCGTGATTCCATCACTCTCGAAACGGGAGATTGGGCGAAGCAAGCCCACGGGTCCGTCGTATATAAAACCGGAAATCTCGTTCTATTAGCAACCGTTTGTGCCGCCGATGAACCTAAAGAAGGACAAGACTTCTTTCCGCTAACGTGCGAATATTCCGAAAAAGTTTATTCTGTAGGTAGATTTCCTGGCGGGTATTTCAAAAGAGAAGCGAAACCTTATGAGCATGAGGTTTTAAATTCCAGGATCATCGATAGACCGATCCGTCCTCTTTTTCCGGAGGGATATTTCTGCGAAGTACAATTGCAGGTAACCGTTCTTTCCGCGGACAATGAAATTTCCACTGCAGGTCATGCGTTAAATGCAGCTTCCGCAGCATTAACGATCTCTAATATTCCTTTCAATGGTCCGATTGCAGGAGCCAGAGTAGGAAGAATTAACGGAGAACTCGTAATCAACCCAGGCAATAAGGAGATCCTGAATTCGGATCTGGATCTGGTAGTTGCAGGTACTAAAACCCATATCGTAATGATTGAAGGTGAGGCGAAGGAATTATCCAACTCCGAAATGTTGGAAGCATTAAAATTTGCCCACGAACATATCGTAAAATTCGTAGAGCTTCAGGAAACCTGGGCTGCACAACTGCAAGTAGTCAAAAAAGAAGTTAAACTTAAAGTTAAAGACGAAACTCTTTTAGGCGAAGTCCGTAAATACGCTTTCGATAAGATCTCCGCAGCAAATAAAACTGCCGACAAAGCTTCTCGCAATAAAGAGATCTCTAATGTAAACAAAGAAGTGGTTGAACACTTCAAAGAGACCGTAACCGAATCCGAAAAGATCAAGGACATCAAAAACTTCTTACATGAACTCGAATACGAGATCGTAAGAGAGCAGGTATTAAAAGAGGGAGTTCGTTTCGACGGAAGAAAGTTGGACGAGATCCGAAATATCAGCGTAGAAATGAGTCCTCTTCCCGGAGTTCACGGTTCTGCGGTATTTACCAGAGGGCAAACCCAATCCCTTGGAACTGTAACCTTAGGAACTGCGGCCGACAATCAACGTTACGAAACATTGGAAGGTCAAAAAGAAAAGAACTTCATGCTTCATTATAACTTTCCTGCATTCTCAGTGGGAGAAGTTAGAAGGTCTTCCGGGCCGGGGCGTAGAGAGATCGGTCACGGAAATCTGGCGGAAAGAGCGTTAAAACTCGTACTTCCTAAGCAAGATGATTTCCCTTACGTGATCAGAGTGGTTTCCGAAATTTTGGAATCCAATGGATCTTCTTCCATGGCTTCCGTATGCTCCGGATCATTGGCTCTTATGGCAGCAGGGGTTCCGATCAAGTCTGCTGTTTCCGGGATCGCAATGGGATTATTTTCGGACGAATCCGGAAGATTCGCTGTATTATCCGATATCGCAGGATTGGAAGACCATTTCGGCGATATGGACTGTAAGATTGCAGGCACCAGGAAAGGGATCACTGCATTCCAGATGGACTTAAAAGTAACGGGTGTTGCGTTTAACGTTTTAGAAGCGGTGTTTACTCAAGCGGAAAAAGCTCGTTTCCATATCTTGGATGTGATGGAAAAATCCATCTCCAAAGCTGCGGATACAGTCTCTCGCACAGCGCCGAGAATTATCGTAAAATATATACCGAAAGATCGTATCGGGGAACTGATCGGTCCAGGCGGTAAAAATATCCGCGGGATCATCGAAGCTTCCGGAGCGGATATCAATATAGACGATGATGGAAAAGTCACTATCGCGGGTGTCAACCAAGAGCAGGCTGAAAAAGCCGCAGGAATGGTCGAAGGATTCTTCGCAGAAGTGGAAGTAGGGAAAATTTACGAAGGCAAAGTAAAACGTATTACCGATTTCGGCGCCTTTGTGGAGATCCTACCGGGCAAAGAAGGACTTTGCCATATTTCCAAGCTGGATTCAAAGCGTGTGAATTCGGTTAAAGACATCGTGAAAGAAGGTGAGATCATCCGTGTCCGCGTGTTGAACGTGGATAAAACCGGAAAGATCGATCTTTCCAGAAGAGACGCTCTCGAAGTTTAA
- a CDS encoding type II toxin-antitoxin system VapC family toxin — MVKLWVLDCSLAAASFLPDEKSPKADQFLQSIGKTVRAVVPSLWWYEFNNVLLVSKRRKRLTGPQSKQIVSIFESLPIEFDINLSFEVFRHIQELAVNYELSSYDASYLELCIRKGAGLATLDEKVSAVAKKLKIEVFK, encoded by the coding sequence ATGGTAAAACTCTGGGTATTAGATTGTTCCTTAGCAGCCGCAAGTTTTCTACCGGACGAAAAGTCTCCCAAGGCCGATCAATTTTTACAATCGATCGGTAAGACCGTCCGTGCGGTGGTTCCCAGCCTTTGGTGGTACGAATTCAATAACGTACTGCTAGTTTCTAAAAGAAGAAAAAGACTCACAGGTCCCCAAAGCAAACAGATCGTTTCGATTTTCGAATCGCTTCCGATCGAATTCGATATCAATCTTTCTTTCGAAGTGTTTCGACATATCCAAGAGTTGGCAGTCAACTACGAACTTTCTTCTTACGATGCTTCTTATCTGGAACTTTGTATCCGTAAAGGCGCTGGTTTAGCGACCCTTGACGAAAAAGTTTCTGCGGTAGCTAAAAAATTAAAGATAGAAGTTTTTAAATAA
- the truB gene encoding tRNA pseudouridine(55) synthase TruB, with the protein MTSSDLVLKAKKTLGLRKIGHTGTLDKAASGLMVLPVGTSTSFSQVFLGKDKEYEADVQFGFSTDSGDREGLVVEDWETSKIQKWYQEFMPKLEEILSKVCSWEEQIAPEVSALKVQGQRRAKLFREGISVPPSIRKIKIFEFEAGDFCPEGFKLRARVSGGTYIRKLVMDIGEVAGIPMCLKSLNRTKVGKLKLEQADTYEALLLGKAIIHPPEEILDIPSVEIPSTEVKDVFHGKKIKLDWIPAQEFLLTSPEGEILAYCRREGLPGSLSYKYLKVFSKI; encoded by the coding sequence ATGACTTCTTCCGATCTGGTTTTAAAAGCCAAAAAGACTCTTGGACTAAGGAAAATAGGTCATACCGGAACCTTAGACAAGGCAGCCTCCGGTTTAATGGTACTACCTGTCGGAACTTCTACTAGCTTCTCCCAAGTATTTTTAGGGAAAGACAAAGAGTATGAGGCCGATGTGCAGTTCGGCTTTTCCACCGACTCTGGTGATCGAGAAGGTCTGGTAGTCGAGGATTGGGAAACTTCTAAGATCCAAAAATGGTACCAAGAATTCATGCCCAAGTTGGAAGAAATACTTTCCAAGGTTTGCAGTTGGGAAGAACAGATTGCACCCGAGGTTTCCGCACTTAAGGTTCAGGGACAGAGAAGGGCTAAATTGTTTAGAGAAGGAATTTCAGTTCCACCAAGCATTCGTAAGATCAAAATATTCGAATTCGAAGCGGGAGACTTTTGCCCGGAAGGTTTCAAATTGAGGGCCAGGGTTTCGGGCGGGACGTATATCCGAAAGCTTGTGATGGATATCGGAGAAGTAGCTGGGATCCCGATGTGCCTCAAATCCTTGAACCGAACCAAAGTGGGAAAACTGAAGTTAGAGCAAGCGGATACCTACGAAGCGTTATTGCTCGGGAAAGCGATCATCCACCCCCCGGAAGAGATCCTGGACATTCCCTCGGTTGAAATCCCAAGCACCGAAGTAAAAGACGTTTTTCATGGAAAAAAGATCAAATTGGACTGGATCCCGGCCCAGGAGTTCCTACTCACCTCTCCTGAGGGAGAGATTTTGGCATATTGCAGAAGGGAAGGTCTGCCTGGCAGCCTTTCCTATAAATATTTGAAGGTCTTTTCGAAAATTTAG
- the nusA gene encoding transcription termination factor NusA, with protein sequence MAVKKKEAEVNLLEAIQQFCADKSLDREAVMGVIRDSLITAYKKKSGIETLEEDENPIKVEFASSGDGENVVIVVSRKVVESSPKNGLEISLEDAQAVYPNATVGEVLDFKEKPMELSRIISSQAKQMVFQRLRDMEKELLYQEYKAKEGELTHGYFQRWKKDAMSIDLGKVEGIMPKREQNPGEKYHSGDRLKAIIQKVELRPREPIPVITLSRASADFVRKLFEMEIPEIYDGLVEIVNVARQPSIRTKVVVYATRGDIDPVGACVGMKGVRIQSIVRELGNERIDIVQYSSDPTEFIANAISPAKPYDVKADSVGREAMVIVPEEQLSLAIGINGSNVKLASQLTGFRIDIKTIAQYNEEFSSPEARERLDKLFSPPAATTEEEDDDGATALEDLPGLSTRLIGLLRSAGINNVETLIEISQDDLAKLPGIGQTTAAQILRILAESVEWVEES encoded by the coding sequence ATGGCAGTTAAGAAGAAAGAAGCCGAAGTCAATCTGTTGGAAGCAATCCAACAATTTTGTGCCGACAAGTCCCTAGACAGGGAAGCCGTGATGGGAGTCATTCGTGATTCCTTGATTACCGCGTACAAGAAGAAGTCGGGCATCGAAACTTTGGAAGAAGATGAGAATCCGATCAAGGTAGAATTTGCTTCCTCCGGAGATGGGGAAAATGTCGTAATCGTAGTATCCCGTAAAGTTGTGGAATCCTCTCCTAAAAACGGTTTGGAAATTTCTTTGGAAGACGCGCAAGCTGTCTATCCTAACGCAACTGTGGGTGAAGTTCTGGATTTTAAAGAAAAGCCGATGGAGCTTTCCAGGATCATTTCCTCTCAGGCAAAACAAATGGTATTCCAACGCTTGAGAGATATGGAAAAAGAACTTCTATATCAGGAATACAAAGCAAAAGAAGGCGAACTGACTCATGGATATTTCCAACGTTGGAAAAAAGACGCTATGTCCATCGATCTTGGTAAGGTCGAAGGTATCATGCCGAAACGTGAGCAAAACCCCGGAGAAAAATATCATAGCGGGGACCGCCTGAAAGCAATTATACAAAAAGTGGAACTTCGTCCTAGAGAACCGATCCCTGTGATCACTCTTTCAAGAGCCTCTGCGGATTTTGTTCGTAAACTTTTCGAAATGGAAATCCCGGAGATCTACGACGGACTCGTAGAAATCGTAAACGTGGCTCGTCAACCGTCCATTCGTACCAAAGTTGTAGTTTATGCTACCAGAGGAGATATAGATCCTGTGGGTGCCTGCGTTGGTATGAAAGGGGTGCGTATCCAATCCATTGTCAGAGAATTAGGAAACGAAAGAATAGATATCGTTCAATACTCTTCGGACCCGACGGAGTTCATTGCAAACGCGATTTCTCCGGCAAAACCTTACGATGTAAAGGCGGATTCCGTGGGTAGAGAAGCAATGGTAATCGTTCCAGAGGAACAATTATCTCTTGCAATCGGGATCAACGGTTCCAATGTAAAGTTGGCGTCACAATTAACCGGATTTAGGATCGATATCAAAACGATAGCCCAGTACAATGAAGAGTTCTCTTCTCCGGAAGCAAGAGAGAGATTGGATAAACTATTCAGTCCTCCAGCTGCCACTACGGAAGAAGAAGACGACGATGGAGCAACTGCTCTAGAGGATCTACCTGGACTTTCTACCCGCTTGATTGGCCTATTAAGGAGCGCAGGGATCAATAACGTCGAGACGTTGATCGAGATCAGCCAGGATGACTTGGCAAAACTCCCCGGCATAGGACAGACTACCGCCGCTCAGATCTTAAGGATATTGGCGGAATCTGTAGAGTGGGTGGAGGAAAGCTGA
- the infB gene encoding translation initiation factor IF-2 codes for MEPASGKPAAAASSGPSAPKSNPNPPKKEPLFPEPSTRQEPPVPRSAPPEHILGEGRTPFQREDNNIIVSRPNQRPTYSNQNRESGESSGNYRGNRPEGGGYQNREGGGGGYRGGQGGGYQGGQNREGGGYQNREGGGGGYRGGQGGGYQGGQNREGGGGYRGGQGGQGSGYQGGQGGGGYRGGQGGQGSGYQGGQGGGGYRGGQGGQGSGYQGGQGGGGYRGGQGGQGSGYQGGQGGGGYRGGQGGQGGGGYRGGQGGQGSGYQGGQGGGGYRGGQGGQGGGGYRGGQGGQSGGGYRGGQGGGFRGGPGGQGGGFRGGPGAGAPPPGLGPVEGGRGVPSGKKRNDKDKGGRPDGQDGSENSKFFRQTFRKPKVSGPTGVSVPKEITLLENVQVGELAKKMNLKPGDVIGKLMKMGMMVTINNIIDAETASILADEYGCKVKVVSLYEETLIDEEKDSPEDYIHRPPVVTIMGHVDHGKTKLLDTIRKSSVIDTESGGITQHIGAYQVKTSRGEITFLDTPGHEAFTSMRARGAKVTDIVILVVAADDGVMPQTLEALSHAKDAKVPIIVAINKVDLPTANPDKIMQELANHGLQSEEWGGDTMYCKISAKENIGIDKLLESVLLQAEVLDLKANPKRRAKGTIVEAKLDPGRGAVATVLIQNGTLRVGDPFVAGVFSGRVRAMYDDYGHLIKEAGPAFPVQVTGLDGVPDAGAPFDSVEDEKEARNISQHRIEFERIGNAGATGSKVTLENMNEFIKQGALKELKVIIKADVRGSAEAIKEALEKLSTSDVKLNVIQSGAGAIVDMDVMLASASNAIIIGFHVRANPKTIALAEKEGVQIKYYSIIYQVVDEIKMAMEGLLEPERIEEVIGTAEIREVFKVSKIGNIAGCMVTSGKITKASGIRVISDGVQVFDGKLKSLRRFKDEVNEVVNNFECGIQLENYNDFKVGDTIEAYTVTVVKRKLE; via the coding sequence ATCGAACCGGCTTCGGGTAAACCGGCCGCTGCGGCTTCTTCCGGTCCAAGTGCCCCGAAATCTAATCCTAATCCTCCTAAAAAAGAACCTCTCTTTCCTGAACCAAGCACTCGACAAGAACCTCCGGTTCCAAGATCTGCTCCTCCGGAACATATATTAGGAGAAGGTAGAACTCCTTTTCAAAGAGAAGACAATAATATTATAGTATCTCGTCCGAACCAAAGACCGACTTATTCCAATCAGAACAGAGAGTCTGGAGAATCGAGCGGTAATTATCGAGGCAATCGCCCCGAAGGTGGCGGATACCAAAACCGAGAAGGCGGCGGCGGTGGATATCGCGGCGGCCAGGGTGGTGGTTACCAAGGTGGCCAGAATCGCGAAGGTGGTGGATACCAAAACCGAGAAGGCGGCGGCGGTGGATATCGTGGCGGCCAGGGTGGCGGTTATCAAGGTGGTCAGAATCGCGAAGGCGGTGGTGGTTATCGTGGAGGCCAAGGCGGCCAAGGTAGTGGATACCAAGGTGGTCAAGGCGGCGGCGGTTATCGTGGAGGCCAAGGCGGCCAAGGTAGTGGATACCAAGGTGGTCAAGGCGGCGGCGGTTATCGTGGAGGCCAGGGCGGCCAAGGTAGCGGATACCAAGGTGGTCAAGGCGGCGGCGGTTATCGTGGAGGCCAGGGCGGCCAAGGTAGTGGATACCAAGGTGGTCAAGGCGGCGGCGGTTATCGCGGGGGCCAGGGTGGTCAAGGCGGTGGTGGTTATCGTGGAGGCCAAGGCGGCCAAGGTAGCGGATACCAAGGTGGTCAAGGCGGTGGCGGTTATCGTGGAGGCCAAGGTGGTCAAGGCGGTGGTGGTTATCGCGGGGGCCAGGGTGGTCAAAGCGGTGGTGGTTATCGTGGAGGCCAAGGTGGTGGATTCCGTGGTGGTCCAGGCGGCCAGGGTGGCGGATTTAGAGGCGGTCCTGGTGCAGGAGCCCCACCTCCAGGTTTAGGACCTGTTGAGGGAGGAAGAGGAGTTCCTTCAGGCAAAAAACGTAATGATAAAGATAAAGGCGGAAGACCGGATGGACAGGACGGTTCTGAAAATTCTAAATTCTTCCGACAAACATTCAGAAAACCTAAAGTAAGCGGACCTACCGGCGTATCCGTACCGAAAGAGATAACTCTTTTGGAGAATGTCCAAGTAGGAGAACTGGCTAAGAAAATGAATCTTAAGCCGGGAGATGTTATCGGAAAACTCATGAAAATGGGTATGATGGTGACCATCAATAATATCATCGATGCCGAAACGGCTTCTATTCTCGCAGACGAATACGGTTGTAAGGTAAAAGTAGTTTCTCTATATGAAGAAACCCTAATCGACGAAGAAAAAGACAGCCCGGAAGATTATATCCATAGACCTCCGGTCGTTACCATCATGGGTCACGTTGACCATGGTAAGACCAAACTATTGGATACCATCCGTAAGTCTTCGGTCATCGATACCGAGTCGGGTGGAATTACACAACATATCGGCGCTTACCAGGTAAAAACTTCCAGAGGGGAAATCACCTTCTTGGATACTCCTGGTCACGAAGCGTTTACTTCTATGAGAGCAAGGGGAGCTAAGGTTACGGATATAGTAATCCTGGTAGTTGCTGCGGATGACGGAGTAATGCCCCAAACTTTGGAAGCATTATCTCATGCAAAAGATGCAAAAGTCCCTATCATAGTTGCGATCAATAAAGTGGATCTACCTACTGCAAATCCGGACAAGATCATGCAGGAACTGGCAAACCACGGACTCCAATCGGAAGAATGGGGCGGGGATACGATGTATTGTAAGATCTCCGCGAAGGAAAATATCGGGATCGATAAACTTTTAGAGTCAGTGCTTCTACAAGCGGAAGTTCTGGATCTGAAAGCTAACCCTAAACGTAGAGCTAAAGGTACAATCGTTGAAGCAAAACTGGATCCGGGCCGCGGAGCGGTTGCGACAGTTCTGATCCAAAACGGAACACTGAGAGTGGGAGATCCATTCGTAGCCGGGGTATTCTCCGGTAGGGTTCGCGCGATGTATGACGATTACGGTCATCTGATCAAGGAAGCAGGACCTGCTTTCCCAGTGCAGGTAACCGGACTTGACGGAGTGCCCGATGCGGGAGCACCTTTCGACTCCGTAGAAGACGAGAAAGAAGCGAGAAATATCTCTCAACACCGTATCGAATTCGAAAGGATCGGAAACGCAGGAGCTACAGGTTCCAAAGTCACACTGGAAAACATGAACGAGTTCATCAAACAGGGTGCATTAAAAGAACTGAAAGTTATCATCAAAGCGGACGTTCGCGGTTCCGCGGAAGCGATCAAGGAAGCTCTGGAAAAACTTTCCACTTCGGATGTAAAACTGAACGTAATTCAGTCCGGTGCGGGAGCTATCGTCGATATGGATGTGATGCTTGCATCTGCATCCAATGCGATCATCATAGGATTCCATGTTCGTGCGAATCCGAAAACGATCGCACTCGCCGAAAAAGAAGGCGTTCAGATCAAGTATTACAGCATCATCTACCAAGTTGTGGACGAGATCAAGATGGCGATGGAAGGACTTCTCGAACCGGAAAGGATCGAAGAAGTTATCGGAACCGCAGAGATCAGAGAAGTTTTCAAGGTTTCCAAGATCGGAAATATCGCGGGTTGTATGGTTACTTCCGGAAAGATCACGAAAGCTTCCGGTATCCGTGTGATCAGCGACGGAGTTCAAGTATTCGACGGAAAACTCAAGTCTCTTCGAAGATTCAAAGACGAAGTAAACGAAGTGGTGAACAATTTCGAATGTGGTATCCAGTTGGAGAACTACAACGACTTCAAAGTCGGCGATACGATCGAAGCTTATACTGTCACAGTAGTAAAACGGAAGCTGGAGTAG
- a CDS encoding type II toxin-antitoxin system Phd/YefM family antitoxin, protein MESVSAFQAKTHLSELLKKVQAGEVFVITHRGKPIAKLVPFSEEIEFDPKEGLNTLKKIRASISSKVNIKEFINEGRKW, encoded by the coding sequence ATGGAATCGGTTTCCGCCTTCCAAGCGAAGACCCATTTATCGGAATTACTCAAAAAAGTCCAAGCAGGAGAGGTTTTTGTGATCACTCATAGAGGCAAACCTATTGCAAAATTGGTCCCCTTTTCGGAAGAGATCGAATTCGATCCCAAAGAGGGGCTTAACACTTTAAAAAAGATCAGAGCTAGCATTTCTTCGAAGGTAAATATTAAAGAATTTATCAACGAAGGCCGCAAATGGTAA